The Hyphomicrobium sp. MC1 genome window below encodes:
- a CDS encoding PAS domain S-box protein has product MSGNDSERSPLKGSLLQLAGMLQSAVDAIISIDAAGTVESINPATERLFGYSSDELVGQNVKMLMPEPYRGQHDGYIRHYRETGQHKIIGSGREVLGRRKDGSTFTMHLSVSVDRSEIENAVLNLAINARDAMKAFGPMLQVPSLAAI; this is encoded by the coding sequence ATGAGTGGTAACGATTCCGAAAGATCTCCCCTCAAAGGCTCGCTGCTTCAGCTTGCAGGAATGCTGCAATCCGCCGTCGATGCGATCATCTCGATCGATGCGGCCGGAACCGTCGAGAGCATCAATCCCGCAACGGAAAGGCTCTTCGGATATTCCTCAGATGAACTCGTCGGGCAGAATGTCAAAATGCTGATGCCGGAGCCCTATCGGGGCCAGCATGATGGCTATATCCGCCACTACCGCGAGACCGGGCAGCATAAAATCATAGGAAGTGGCCGCGAGGTGTTGGGGCGACGTAAGGATGGTTCGACTTTCACGATGCATCTGTCGGTCAGCGTCGATCGCAGTGAGATTGAGAATGCCGTGCTTAACCTCGCCATCAACGCGAGAGACGCGATGAAAGCTTTCGGGCCAATGCTCCAAGTTCCGTCACTCGCCGCAATTTGA
- a CDS encoding invasion associated locus B family protein, with protein MCNRDSESTHETIGSFLRLQTTACHAVSSCPSSGYDEPQAVSYAISSICPVGPDGEQNAFTVPYTACHRGGCFAPFDLTEPMLSQIRKSSKISVVAQSVSKRALNLNFSTRGFPGAYQIYLKESK; from the coding sequence TGGCTCATTTCTTCGGCTGCAGACCACTGCTTGCCATGCTGTCTCATCGTGTCCCTCCTCGGGTTACGATGAGCCGCAAGCTGTCTCTTACGCAATCAGCTCAATCTGTCCGGTAGGTCCTGACGGGGAACAGAATGCGTTCACCGTGCCCTATACCGCTTGCCACCGGGGTGGATGCTTCGCTCCGTTCGACCTCACCGAGCCAATGCTCAGCCAAATCCGAAAGTCATCGAAAATATCGGTTGTTGCGCAAAGCGTCTCGAAGCGGGCGCTAAACCTGAATTTTTCGACGCGTGGCTTTCCGGGCGCCTACCAAATCTACCTGAAAGAGAGCAAATAA